One Gloeothece verrucosa PCC 7822 DNA window includes the following coding sequences:
- a CDS encoding alpha-amylase family glycosyl hydrolase, whose product MASIEPMTTRTLINTECPRSLAEVDLTPRGRVHPSPRNWRDQIFYQLLPDRFSDGRENELPMFDYRHLETFKVKDKASWMNAGNRFTGGTLRGITDKLDYLHSLGVTTLWINPPWKQRADLETYHGYGIQNFLEIEPRFGTSQDLRDLIDAAHDRGMYVILDIIFNHSGNNWFYRDETTGEPRDTMPYRFSPPYPVHGWRSREGKSIPEAITLEDGVWPKEFQNINVYTRSGEIGDWGVAAWEDPLSPFVQYRRGDFYDLKDLNLEHPDTLPLVIKAYQYWIALVDADGFRLDAVKHISPVACGIFCRAIHQFADSIGKDNFFITGEITDPGIAPSYVDLFGRNLNAVLGINRLPNVLTGMAKGLLPPSDLFSAFDDQQLTGLALQTGQFIVSVLDDHDMSSRGTKERFAANNPAVDLYQQVAHVVGIQLTIPGIPSIYYGTEQAFDGNEGYHDYTVEPRRFAEDRYVREDMFGGPFGAFQTAGCHFFNPDHPTYLRIAAIARLRNSQTSVGRTLRRGFLYPRETSYAGYPFTIPPQGEIAAWSMVHYNTEVLVVLNTNGVENRGADVTIDASLHPAGSYLTYLYRGDWSDEALKGLPPKETVAVDYHADGRATIHIDLPPSGMAILSLSFDSSF is encoded by the coding sequence ATGGCATCAATTGAGCCTATGACGACGCGAACCCTCATTAACACCGAATGTCCCCGTTCCCTGGCAGAGGTAGATTTAACCCCGCGAGGCCGGGTTCATCCTAGCCCGCGCAACTGGCGAGATCAGATTTTCTACCAATTATTGCCGGATCGCTTTAGTGACGGACGAGAGAACGAGCTACCCATGTTTGATTACCGTCATCTTGAAACCTTTAAAGTCAAAGATAAAGCAAGTTGGATGAATGCGGGGAACCGATTTACTGGCGGTACGCTGCGGGGGATTACTGACAAACTGGACTACTTGCATTCTTTGGGTGTCACCACCCTGTGGATCAATCCTCCCTGGAAACAACGTGCCGATCTGGAAACTTATCACGGTTACGGGATTCAGAATTTCTTGGAGATCGAGCCGCGTTTCGGCACAAGTCAAGACCTGCGCGATCTGATCGATGCCGCTCATGATCGGGGAATGTACGTCATTCTCGATATAATTTTTAACCATTCTGGAAATAACTGGTTTTATCGTGATGAAACCACCGGAGAACCGAGGGATACCATGCCCTATCGCTTCTCCCCGCCCTATCCTGTTCACGGATGGCGATCACGTGAGGGTAAGAGTATCCCCGAAGCGATCACTCTTGAAGATGGTGTGTGGCCAAAAGAATTTCAAAATATTAATGTTTATACCCGATCAGGCGAGATCGGCGATTGGGGGGTCGCGGCGTGGGAAGATCCCCTCAGTCCCTTTGTCCAATACCGACGCGGTGATTTTTACGACCTCAAAGACCTAAATTTAGAACATCCCGATACCCTGCCGCTTGTCATCAAAGCTTACCAGTATTGGATCGCCCTCGTTGATGCTGACGGTTTCCGTCTCGACGCGGTGAAACATATATCGCCGGTGGCCTGTGGAATTTTCTGCCGCGCTATCCATCAGTTCGCGGACTCCATCGGCAAAGATAATTTCTTTATCACCGGCGAGATCACAGATCCGGGTATTGCCCCTAGCTATGTGGATCTTTTCGGTCGCAATCTTAACGCGGTTCTCGGGATCAACCGATTACCCAATGTATTAACCGGAATGGCTAAGGGACTGCTTCCCCCGAGCGATCTTTTTTCCGCGTTCGATGATCAACAGTTGACAGGACTGGCCTTACAAACAGGACAGTTTATTGTCAGTGTTCTTGATGATCACGATATGTCCTCGCGGGGGACGAAAGAACGATTCGCCGCTAATAATCCTGCGGTGGATCTTTATCAACAGGTTGCTCACGTTGTCGGGATTCAACTGACTATCCCCGGTATCCCCTCGATTTACTACGGAACCGAACAAGCTTTCGACGGCAATGAAGGTTATCATGATTACACGGTTGAACCCCGTCGCTTTGCTGAGGATCGCTACGTGCGCGAGGATATGTTCGGGGGGCCTTTTGGGGCTTTCCAGACCGCAGGCTGTCACTTTTTCAACCCGGATCACCCGACTTACTTGCGAATTGCGGCGATTGCCCGTTTACGGAACAGTCAAACGTCGGTGGGGCGAACCCTACGCCGAGGTTTTCTCTATCCCCGCGAAACTTCCTATGCCGGTTATCCTTTCACTATACCCCCGCAGGGCGAGATAGCCGCTTGGTCGATGGTACATTACAATACTGAGGTTCTCGTCGTCCTCAACACCAATGGAGTCGAAAATCGTGGGGCCGACGTGACGATCGATGCCTCTCTGCATCCGGCCGGTTCTTATCTGACCTATCTCTATCGCGGTGATTGGAGTGATGAGGCACTCAAAGGTTTGCCCCCGAAAGAAACAGTCGCCGTCGATTATCATGCTGATGGTCGCGCTACGATACACATCGATCTCCCTCCGTCAGGCATGGCGATTCTATCACTTAGCTTTGACTCAAGTTTTTAG
- a CDS encoding alpha-amylase family glycosyl hydrolase — MSGESSQLPEFIFGSLSTPAGRLKQVCTDKLGLKHDGILPLDPKPQEAIRIQVRVGADLAVTSVTLYYTTDGSLPTWDGDNAAVVNLPLVRTELKWDTLQWGYLETWSGEIPGQDQGTHVQYLITAITTTGELIYCPYVDWQTIKSLAEVDQLKYDIKALQQQARLPSPQIFGFYVDLESIPSWLEEAVIYQIFVDRFAPDAGQSFFTPATRNGFYGGTLEGIISKLDYLKELGVNCLWLTPIFPSPSHHGYDPIAHDQIEPRLGKETDWDTLVTQAHQKGLRIILDYVVNHISNQHPAFIAAKTDANNPTYHWFRFQQWPDVYDCFFDVPGQPEINSDYPECRSYFIAHACQWLKRGADGFRLDYAHGVTHAFWSAFRAATRSIRADSITLGEITSTPDALRSYSGRMDGCLDFKLLELLRGFFAFETLSVSQFDQALEQHFAYFNSSLVLPSFLDNHDMNRFLWIVKGDRRKLKLAALCQFTLPGPPIIYYGTEIGLSQIATVGPLEESRLPMLWRHEEQDQQLLSFYRKLITFRRDNAKIWKQRQRLLIDNPQKIYGYVCGDYAVILNNSSKVIDLKFLNWTNAHLILSSDSANCWDDQRLTLQLQAFSGVIAIGK, encoded by the coding sequence ATGAGTGGCGAATCCTCCCAACTTCCAGAATTTATCTTTGGCTCCCTTTCAACGCCTGCCGGCCGTTTAAAACAAGTCTGCACCGACAAATTGGGACTCAAACATGATGGCATTCTACCTCTAGATCCTAAACCCCAAGAAGCAATCCGCATTCAAGTTAGGGTAGGAGCCGATTTGGCTGTCACATCTGTAACATTATATTACACTACAGATGGAAGTCTGCCTACTTGGGATGGAGACAATGCTGCTGTGGTAAATCTGCCCTTAGTCAGAACAGAACTAAAATGGGATACTCTGCAATGGGGCTACTTAGAAACTTGGTCAGGAGAAATCCCAGGACAAGATCAGGGGACTCATGTACAGTATCTAATTACCGCCATTACCACCACTGGAGAGTTAATCTACTGTCCCTATGTGGATTGGCAAACGATTAAATCTTTAGCAGAGGTGGATCAACTTAAGTATGATATCAAAGCTCTACAGCAGCAAGCACGACTACCCTCTCCACAAATTTTCGGTTTTTATGTCGATCTTGAATCAATTCCCTCTTGGTTAGAAGAGGCCGTCATTTATCAAATTTTTGTAGATCGTTTTGCCCCTGATGCCGGTCAATCCTTTTTTACGCCAGCAACGCGCAATGGTTTTTATGGTGGCACTCTTGAGGGAATCATTTCAAAATTAGATTACTTAAAAGAGTTGGGGGTAAATTGTCTTTGGTTAACGCCGATATTTCCGAGTCCTTCCCATCATGGTTATGACCCCATTGCACACGATCAAATTGAACCTCGTTTAGGTAAGGAAACTGATTGGGACACTCTGGTAACACAAGCGCATCAAAAAGGTTTAAGAATTATTCTCGACTATGTAGTCAATCATATATCTAACCAACATCCTGCCTTTATAGCGGCAAAAACTGATGCGAATAATCCTACCTATCATTGGTTTCGCTTTCAGCAGTGGCCTGACGTATATGACTGTTTTTTTGATGTTCCTGGACAACCCGAAATTAACTCCGACTATCCTGAATGCCGTTCTTATTTTATCGCTCACGCTTGTCAATGGTTAAAACGTGGTGCTGATGGTTTTCGCTTAGACTATGCTCACGGGGTGACGCACGCTTTTTGGTCAGCATTTCGAGCCGCTACCCGTTCTATTAGGGCCGATAGTATCACCCTTGGCGAAATTACTAGCACACCTGATGCCTTACGGTCTTATAGCGGACGAATGGATGGCTGTTTAGATTTTAAGTTATTAGAATTACTGCGGGGATTTTTTGCCTTTGAAACCTTAAGCGTGAGTCAGTTTGATCAAGCATTAGAGCAACATTTTGCTTATTTTAATTCCAGTTTAGTGCTACCGAGCTTTTTAGATAATCATGATATGAATCGCTTTTTGTGGATCGTCAAAGGTGATCGACGGAAATTAAAATTAGCAGCCCTTTGTCAATTTACCTTACCCGGACCACCTATTATTTATTACGGGACAGAAATCGGTTTAAGTCAAATAGCCACAGTGGGACCTTTAGAAGAATCTCGTTTACCGATGCTTTGGCGGCATGAAGAACAAGACCAGCAATTACTTAGCTTTTACCGAAAGTTAATTACCTTTCGGCGCGATAATGCCAAGATTTGGAAACAACGACAAAGACTGTTGATCGATAATCCCCAAAAGATTTATGGCTATGTCTGTGGAGACTATGCAGTCATCCTCAATAATAGTAGCAAAGTCATCGATTTAAAGTTTCTCAATTGGACTAATGCTCATCTGATATTAAGCTCTGATTCTGCCAATTGCTGGGATGATCAAAGGCTAACACTACAATTGCAAGCTTTTTCTGGAGTTATAGCAATAGGCAAATAA
- a CDS encoding GUN4 domain-containing protein, which translates to MSKSKSRCLEIAEYLSIVSSVGGIVVTAITKQVLFSVSPLTLAMFFNIINRPRQINNEIIALTNESNFFRSQIKEQIQQSDNYLLKINQDLTNKYEEMLQNSQECLSNIEISKNQSEKEIRQSVNLNIAKLEQSQEELKILQNSLAEVLQASASVNERLTTVEQSQPELKTLQNSLAELSSASKFVNERLNTLEQSQPELKSLQNSLTEVLQALASVNERLSQVEQSQPELKSLQNSLAELSSASASVNERLNTLEQSQPELKSLQNSLAELSSASASVNERLTTVEQSQPELKSLQNSLAELSSASKFVNERLTTVEQSQPELKSLQTSLAELSSASASLNERLTTVEQSQPELKSLQNLLAELSSASKFVNERLTTVEQSQPELKSLQTSLAELSSASASLNERLTTVEQSQPELKTLQNSLAEVLQASASVNERLTTVEQSQPELKILQNSLEELSSASKFVNERLTTVEQSQPELKSLQTSLAELSSASASLNERLTTVEQSQPELKSLQNSLEKLSSASKFVNERLTTVEQSQPELKSLQNSLEELSSASKFVNERLTTVEQSQPELKSLQTSLEELSIASASLNERLTTVEQSQPELKSLQNSLTEVLQALASVNERLNTVEQSQKDIQQLQKSLIELDKDRQSLVQRLYTLETSAANWNQSEKQIKILQDCLSQFLIIIESIIKGIAKLEESQNHGRKAKQESSNPLFEDLSSFTKDLKTFVDQLEDNTNNFDRLELEPDILKIKILLKEVLNNLNPNESENTSEEDDYSTLIKFLASQQWQEADKETSKKIRKILERQDKERVRKRDIRRLSLNELQRIDQLWIHYSNGKFGFSVQQDLWTKLGGKIGEFKNEIYDHWATKTGWQVNGSWKLYDELDFSINAPIGHLPAVTVAWSSWGTAWCGKETVKLFSKFNYHCSNYQQQPVENTQNFSDILDTIEPNLSKDIDAIDQGLIDIAKRLKNLF; encoded by the coding sequence ATGTCTAAGTCTAAAAGTCGTTGCTTAGAAATTGCTGAATACCTCTCGATAGTTTCCTCTGTGGGTGGAATTGTGGTAACAGCTATTACTAAACAGGTTCTTTTCTCCGTAAGTCCTTTGACTTTAGCGATGTTTTTTAACATTATTAATCGACCAAGACAAATTAATAATGAAATTATTGCGCTCACTAATGAATCAAATTTTTTTCGCTCACAAATAAAAGAACAAATTCAGCAGTCGGACAATTATCTTCTCAAAATTAATCAAGATTTAACTAATAAATATGAAGAAATGCTTCAAAATAGTCAAGAATGTTTATCAAATATAGAAATTTCTAAAAATCAATCTGAAAAAGAAATTAGACAATCTGTCAATCTGAATATAGCTAAACTGGAACAGTCTCAAGAGGAGCTTAAAATTTTACAGAATTCATTAGCAGAAGTATTACAAGCTTCAGCATCAGTAAATGAGCGGCTAACTACAGTTGAACAATCCCAACCCGAGTTGAAAACTTTACAAAATTCATTAGCAGAATTGTCCAGTGCTTCAAAATTTGTAAATGAGCGGCTAAATACACTTGAACAATCCCAACCTGAGTTGAAAAGCTTACAGAATTCATTAACAGAAGTATTACAAGCTTTAGCATCGGTAAATGAGCGGCTATCTCAAGTTGAACAATCCCAACCCGAGTTGAAAAGCTTACAAAATTCATTAGCAGAATTATCTAGTGCTTCAGCATCGGTAAATGAGCGGCTAAATACACTGGAACAATCCCAACCTGAGTTGAAAAGCTTACAAAATTCATTAGCAGAATTGTCCAGTGCTTCAGCATCAGTAAATGAGCGGCTAACTACAGTGGAACAATCCCAACCCGAGTTGAAAAGCTTACAAAATTCATTAGCAGAATTATCCAGTGCTTCAAAATTTGTAAATGAGCGGCTAACTACAGTTGAACAATCCCAACCCGAGTTGAAAAGCTTACAAACTTCATTAGCAGAATTGTCTAGTGCTTCAGCATCACTAAATGAGCGGCTAACTACAGTTGAACAATCCCAACCCGAGTTGAAAAGCTTACAAAATTTATTAGCAGAATTATCCAGTGCTTCAAAATTTGTAAATGAGCGGCTAACTACAGTCGAACAATCTCAACCCGAGTTGAAAAGCTTACAAACTTCATTAGCAGAATTGTCTAGTGCTTCAGCATCACTAAATGAGCGGCTAACTACAGTTGAACAATCCCAACCTGAGTTGAAAACTTTACAAAATTCATTAGCAGAAGTATTACAAGCTTCAGCATCGGTAAATGAGCGGCTAACTACAGTTGAACAATCCCAACCTGAGTTGAAAATCTTACAGAATTCATTAGAAGAATTATCCAGTGCTTCAAAATTTGTAAATGAGCGGCTAACTACAGTTGAACAATCCCAACCCGAGTTGAAAAGCTTACAAACTTCATTAGCAGAATTGTCTAGTGCTTCAGCATCACTAAATGAGCGGCTAACTACAGTCGAACAATCTCAACCCGAGTTGAAAAGCTTACAAAATTCATTAGAAAAATTATCCAGTGCTTCAAAATTTGTAAATGAGCGGCTAACTACAGTCGAACAATCTCAACCCGAGTTGAAAAGCTTACAAAATTCATTAGAAGAATTATCCAGTGCTTCAAAATTTGTAAATGAGCGGCTAACTACAGTTGAACAATCCCAACCCGAGTTGAAAAGCTTACAAACTTCATTAGAAGAATTGTCCATTGCTTCAGCATCACTAAATGAGCGGCTAACTACAGTTGAACAATCCCAACCCGAGTTGAAAAGCTTACAAAATTCATTAACAGAAGTATTACAAGCTTTAGCATCAGTAAATGAGCGGCTAAATACAGTTGAACAATCGCAAAAAGATATTCAACAGTTACAAAAATCATTAATAGAATTGGACAAAGATAGGCAATCTCTTGTTCAACGTCTCTATACCTTAGAAACATCGGCTGCCAACTGGAACCAATCAGAAAAACAAATTAAAATTTTACAGGATTGCTTAAGCCAATTTTTAATAATAATCGAATCTATTATTAAAGGTATAGCTAAACTAGAAGAATCACAAAATCATGGGCGTAAGGCTAAACAAGAATCATCTAATCCTCTATTTGAAGATTTATCTAGCTTTACTAAAGACCTCAAAACTTTTGTAGATCAGTTAGAGGATAACACAAATAATTTTGATCGACTTGAGCTAGAGCCAGACATTCTAAAAATAAAAATTTTATTGAAAGAAGTCTTGAATAATTTAAATCCTAATGAATCTGAAAATACCTCAGAAGAAGATGATTACAGTACATTAATTAAGTTTCTGGCTTCTCAACAATGGCAAGAAGCAGATAAAGAAACCTCTAAGAAAATTAGAAAAATTTTAGAAAGGCAAGATAAAGAACGTGTCAGAAAAAGAGATATTCGAAGATTATCACTCAATGAATTACAAAGAATTGACCAATTATGGATACACTACAGCAATGGAAAATTTGGCTTTTCTGTACAGCAAGATTTATGGACAAAACTGGGAGGTAAAATCGGGGAGTTTAAAAATGAAATTTATGATCATTGGGCAACAAAAACCGGATGGCAAGTGAATGGTTCTTGGAAATTATATGATGAGTTAGACTTTAGTATTAATGCTCCTATTGGTCATCTTCCTGCGGTGACGGTAGCATGGTCAAGTTGGGGTACGGCATGGTGTGGAAAGGAAACCGTCAAACTATTTTCTAAGTTTAATTATCATTGCTCAAACTATCAGCAGCAACCAGTAGAAAATACCCAAAATTTTTCTGATATATTAGACACAATAGAACCCAATTTATCAAAAGATATAGATGCAATAGATCAAGGTCTTATCGACATAGCAAAAAGGTTAAAAAATTTGTTCTAA